One genomic region from Candidatus Nanosynbacter sp. TM7-074 encodes:
- the dnaN gene encoding DNA polymerase III subunit beta, translated as MKVSITQEKLAKALNLIKDIASSRNELPILNNILLRTDGGRLLIAGTNLEIASTQYIGAKIDKHGSITIPARLVSEFISNLPSGTVELEVKNEHLHITAGKFSSVINGVVADEYPELPTIDEKNAIKYEIDVGDLKKAIIQTKIAVSSDVTRAVLTGVYWHNHEGSLYLAATDGYRLAEKRLSKSNDEVSAIIPASTLSEVSKSVGEEKKITVLFDESQVCFRTGDMEIVSRLIDGKFPDYRQLIPSNSETEIVIKKADFSRVTKIAALFARESGGGITVTASKENSLLSIHSIASELGENTSEASAEISADGQVTLNSRYLTEVLNIIDADEITFSFNGKLSPCVIRGQIKNPDYTHIIMPLKS; from the coding sequence ATGAAAGTATCAATCACTCAAGAAAAACTTGCAAAAGCTCTTAATCTTATCAAAGATATCGCTTCAAGTCGTAATGAACTACCAATATTAAACAATATTTTACTACGTACTGATGGCGGTAGATTATTGATTGCTGGAACAAATTTGGAAATTGCCTCTACTCAATATATTGGCGCTAAAATTGACAAACACGGCTCGATTACTATCCCTGCTCGCTTAGTCTCCGAGTTTATTTCAAACTTACCAAGCGGTACTGTTGAGCTTGAAGTCAAAAATGAGCATCTTCATATTACTGCAGGTAAATTCTCATCAGTTATCAATGGTGTTGTGGCGGATGAGTATCCGGAATTACCAACAATTGATGAAAAAAATGCCATCAAATATGAAATCGATGTTGGAGATTTAAAGAAGGCTATAATTCAAACGAAAATTGCGGTTAGTTCTGATGTGACACGGGCGGTTTTGACTGGCGTGTATTGGCATAATCACGAAGGCTCGCTATATCTGGCAGCTACTGACGGCTATCGATTGGCAGAAAAAAGACTATCTAAGTCTAATGATGAAGTGTCAGCTATTATCCCTGCTTCGACACTTTCAGAGGTAAGCAAGAGTGTTGGTGAAGAGAAAAAAATCACCGTTCTCTTTGATGAATCTCAAGTGTGCTTCAGAACGGGAGATATGGAAATCGTTAGCCGGTTGATTGACGGAAAATTCCCTGATTATCGTCAATTGATTCCGTCAAATTCAGAGACGGAAATCGTGATTAAAAAAGCTGATTTTAGCAGAGTGACAAAGATTGCAGCATTATTTGCGCGTGAATCTGGTGGCGGAATAACCGTGACCGCCTCAAAGGAGAACTCCCTATTATCTATCCACTCAATCGCATCTGAGTTAGGTGAAAATACTTCAGAAGCCTCAGCAGAAATATCCGCCGATGGTCAAGTAACACTTAATTCGCGCTATTTAACGGAAGTTCTGAATATTATTGATGCTGACGAAATTACATTCTCGTTTAATGGTAAATTATCGCCATGTGTCATCCGAGGGCAGATAAAAAACCCTGATTATACACACATTATTATGCCACTTAAGAGTTAG
- a CDS encoding phage tail tip lysozyme, which produces MYKKLSTALCFAISFAITMQSVSLATGYPDSYVTNDILWYKGNDSTTCSGSSSNGVSGSDNQEKIWGYLRNVGLSAEQTAGVMANIQAESGFSPTRHEVGQGWESGGWGLAQWTFGRRTLIANKIPSDLKKYYSQEYGGAPNEKGMIDSIPVEDNDKLLIFELEYLVQEGTERPVTASGFGTASNSWELLKTLKTVEEATVFWHDDFEKSAMTKEEVKNIRGAAAQNIYERFNGVGGNDKNCSSSGGDFIDYVKRYAWPEKTVRTDKKPEYAKAIEKAKSENRYIGDSCLGGGVDCGAFVTTILNDSGFDKNYNYGGENGKAGPTSVQRAWAEANWQTLGNGSSINVADLKPGDVAHSPGHTFVYVGDIEGFDSKIASASQCEYAPKAGGESLTSPSVTWYRKK; this is translated from the coding sequence ATGTATAAAAAGTTGTCTACCGCTCTTTGCTTTGCTATATCTTTTGCTATTACTATGCAGTCAGTATCTTTAGCGACAGGATATCCCGATTCATATGTAACAAACGATATTCTTTGGTACAAAGGAAATGATTCAACAACTTGCTCCGGATCATCTTCTAATGGAGTGTCAGGATCAGACAACCAAGAGAAGATTTGGGGGTATTTACGCAACGTAGGATTAAGCGCTGAACAGACAGCTGGTGTGATGGCTAATATTCAAGCAGAGTCAGGATTTAGTCCTACTAGGCACGAAGTAGGCCAAGGATGGGAGTCTGGAGGTTGGGGTCTTGCTCAATGGACATTTGGAAGGCGTACTTTAATAGCTAATAAAATACCTTCCGATCTAAAAAAATATTACAGTCAAGAATATGGTGGCGCACCCAACGAAAAAGGGATGATAGACTCTATTCCTGTAGAAGATAATGATAAATTATTAATCTTCGAATTAGAGTATCTGGTTCAAGAAGGAACGGAAAGGCCCGTTACTGCTTCTGGGTTTGGTACTGCGTCAAATTCTTGGGAGCTACTAAAAACCTTAAAAACAGTAGAGGAGGCTACTGTTTTTTGGCATGATGATTTTGAAAAATCAGCTATGACTAAAGAGGAGGTTAAAAACATACGTGGTGCTGCCGCTCAAAATATCTATGAAAGATTCAATGGAGTAGGAGGAAATGACAAAAATTGCTCATCAAGTGGCGGCGACTTTATCGACTATGTAAAACGTTATGCCTGGCCAGAAAAAACTGTACGTACAGATAAAAAACCTGAATATGCAAAAGCTATAGAAAAGGCAAAAAGCGAGAACAGATACATTGGAGATTCTTGCCTTGGGGGGGGTGTAGACTGTGGCGCCTTTGTGACAACGATACTAAATGACAGTGGATTTGATAAGAACTATAATTACGGAGGCGAAAACGGTAAGGCTGGCCCAACTAGCGTACAGAGAGCATGGGCAGAGGCTAACTGGCAAACTCTCGGTAATGGTAGCTCAATCAACGTAGCCGATCTTAAACCCGGTGATGTCGCACACAGCCCAGGACATACCTTTGTTTACGTTGGCGATATAGAGGGTTTTGATTCAAAAATAGCATCTGCTTCACAATGCGAATATGCACCAAAAGCAGGAGGTGAAAGTTTAACTTCTCCAAGCGTAACTTGGTATAGGAAAAAATAA
- a CDS encoding D-alanyl-D-alanine carboxypeptidase family protein, with product MARVDYTTDSETDSRLNPAEQARFDQISADLDSGSELSNREKDAINDLESQFDNKDSDLDPNRNDSASEAVNGQESSIPNNGFYQPSGKRKKKSPVTFKSLLKKRGPIAAIAGILGLGGGIMGAFISPAGMLPNIMENFTQKNDSASIVKESRAKKVMNKMIEASDDTGICKSKKIRCKTGRLSNRALKKFKKSGLIPVDADGKEMDIKGRGYPEKNPTHWKIEGVNDGKPIEASKLKDELLKKENRKIASKVYGRTGLLKMRFRAWTGKHMSKLYKKFNLKRNNAMSKIDKKLKVTERIKKFREGMPKFNNSTAINNVKTGINKMGGKLKKGALAYTIAAGYCLAVKIPNIIAAGVTAVQLAPLLGLVMDVILSPGSQAKASGLDSQPAAALLFGQKASAAESAGSGFSQETMETIGDMLTQRGKMKGSENTEGSALDSPFLLAAMGVNNDKPGIAKNYVPGYSIVTNPIIRKINDLNGATQGACDFILSPITMYAFMAIEGAATAAAGGWPKLLTWAGSQTLSAIIIKAAEVAIGDQVKTILEELAKKFLVPNNAQYKDLGDALGVGAAAFFASGSMGQMLPGLKMSQLAEFNGIQIANEEFQKEMDIASLSPFDTSSRYTFLGSIFHNMGNMMMANGTYSKTPVAMLSNILRLPSMALSYSSTAKAANGMYSDKYCGYAKDFYMGSGSSEDPAINLAGLPCTGITKSQDNMSVEEAIQIAEDEGWIKKDADIPDGATISDLMTSGYIVEGTPLYDFIEDCSDASSGNYWFNSGGCVAPTNSKQAATTATSTTYKDAEGKDVTNESFGAENSAKQYDDRKLSAMSVLLIDFQIAQSINGEDDEEDTPSTTTKAPDNGEAVGEPQLEEAQQDGWGGHSNGEIPDSELQTLSFSPGNKMNKKAATAMEEMNKAYKADNGSDLTINEAYRDCATQIRYSKELGSRAAPAPPCISNHGWGLAADIEVGAFGSSTYNWLKANAHKYGYVHPAWAEPGGSKPEQWHWEYARKV from the coding sequence ATGGCGCGAGTTGACTATACGACAGATTCCGAGACTGACAGTAGATTAAATCCTGCCGAGCAGGCTAGGTTCGATCAAATATCAGCCGATCTTGATAGCGGATCAGAGTTGAGCAATCGCGAAAAAGATGCCATAAATGACCTTGAGTCTCAATTTGATAATAAAGATTCTGACTTAGATCCTAACAGAAACGACTCCGCCAGTGAAGCAGTCAATGGGCAAGAATCTTCCATACCTAATAATGGTTTTTATCAGCCATCTGGTAAACGTAAAAAGAAAAGTCCAGTTACATTTAAATCCTTACTGAAAAAACGTGGGCCAATTGCAGCTATTGCTGGAATACTGGGACTGGGTGGTGGAATTATGGGAGCATTCATTAGTCCAGCAGGAATGTTACCAAATATAATGGAAAACTTTACTCAAAAAAACGACTCCGCATCAATCGTTAAAGAATCCCGCGCGAAAAAAGTCATGAATAAAATGATCGAAGCTAGTGATGACACAGGAATTTGTAAAAGTAAAAAAATACGCTGTAAAACAGGACGACTTTCCAATAGAGCTCTTAAGAAATTCAAGAAATCTGGATTAATTCCAGTTGATGCTGATGGCAAAGAAATGGACATAAAAGGAAGAGGATACCCAGAAAAAAATCCAACTCACTGGAAAATAGAAGGAGTAAACGATGGAAAGCCTATCGAAGCATCAAAATTAAAGGACGAATTGCTCAAAAAAGAGAATCGTAAAATTGCCAGTAAAGTCTATGGAAGAACAGGTCTGTTGAAAATGCGTTTCCGCGCCTGGACAGGAAAGCACATGAGTAAGCTCTACAAGAAGTTCAACCTTAAAAGAAATAATGCGATGTCAAAAATCGATAAAAAACTTAAAGTAACAGAGAGGATAAAAAAATTCCGAGAGGGAATGCCAAAATTTAATAACAGCACAGCCATCAATAACGTTAAGACCGGAATTAATAAGATGGGAGGCAAATTAAAAAAAGGAGCACTAGCCTACACTATTGCTGCTGGTTATTGCTTAGCTGTAAAAATTCCAAATATTATCGCAGCAGGAGTTACCGCAGTTCAGTTAGCTCCTCTGCTTGGCTTGGTTATGGATGTAATACTATCTCCCGGATCGCAGGCTAAAGCTTCTGGGTTAGATAGTCAACCTGCTGCAGCGTTATTATTCGGTCAGAAGGCTTCAGCTGCCGAATCTGCAGGCAGTGGGTTCTCTCAAGAAACGATGGAAACTATAGGCGACATGCTCACTCAAAGAGGTAAAATGAAAGGGTCTGAAAACACCGAAGGATCAGCCCTGGATTCTCCATTTCTCCTTGCAGCGATGGGTGTCAATAATGACAAACCAGGAATTGCTAAAAATTATGTGCCAGGATATTCAATAGTTACAAATCCCATAATTCGCAAAATCAATGACCTTAACGGAGCCACTCAAGGGGCGTGTGATTTTATACTTAGCCCAATTACAATGTACGCTTTTATGGCCATAGAGGGTGCAGCTACCGCCGCCGCCGGTGGATGGCCTAAATTGTTAACTTGGGCAGGAAGCCAAACTCTCAGTGCAATAATTATAAAGGCAGCAGAGGTAGCGATAGGCGACCAAGTTAAAACAATTCTTGAAGAACTAGCAAAGAAATTTCTTGTACCAAATAATGCCCAGTATAAGGATTTGGGTGATGCACTTGGTGTTGGAGCGGCAGCGTTCTTTGCAAGCGGATCTATGGGGCAGATGTTACCAGGGCTTAAAATGAGTCAATTGGCAGAATTCAATGGAATCCAAATAGCAAACGAAGAATTCCAAAAAGAAATGGACATAGCCTCTTTAAGTCCATTTGATACATCAAGTAGATATACATTCTTAGGTAGTATATTCCATAATATGGGTAATATGATGATGGCTAATGGAACTTATAGTAAAACTCCAGTAGCAATGCTATCTAATATTCTCAGGCTACCTTCTATGGCATTGTCTTATTCATCCACTGCAAAAGCAGCAAACGGTATGTATTCTGATAAATATTGTGGATACGCAAAAGACTTTTATATGGGAAGTGGGTCATCCGAAGATCCGGCTATAAATTTAGCAGGATTGCCATGTACGGGTATAACTAAAAGCCAGGATAATATGTCGGTAGAGGAAGCTATACAGATTGCCGAAGATGAAGGATGGATAAAGAAAGATGCAGATATTCCAGATGGCGCAACGATATCAGATCTCATGACTAGCGGATATATAGTTGAGGGTACGCCTCTTTACGATTTCATTGAAGATTGTAGTGACGCGAGTAGCGGAAATTACTGGTTTAATAGTGGCGGGTGTGTAGCACCAACAAATTCAAAACAAGCAGCGACAACTGCTACAAGTACTACCTACAAAGATGCAGAAGGTAAAGATGTTACTAACGAATCTTTCGGAGCTGAAAACTCCGCTAAGCAATACGATGACAGAAAACTTTCCGCTATGTCCGTATTACTAATTGATTTTCAGATTGCCCAATCAATTAATGGAGAAGATGACGAAGAAGATACTCCTTCAACCACAACTAAAGCTCCAGATAATGGCGAGGCGGTTGGCGAACCCCAATTAGAAGAGGCGCAGCAAGACGGATGGGGAGGTCATAGCAACGGAGAAATTCCAGATTCAGAATTGCAAACTTTATCTTTCTCACCAGGCAACAAGATGAATAAGAAAGCTGCGACGGCTATGGAAGAGATGAACAAAGCATATAAAGCCGATAACGGATCCGACTTAACCATTAATGAAGCATATCGAGATTGCGCAACCCAGATTAGATACAGCAAAGAATTAGGATCAAGAGCGGCTCCAGCTCCCCCATGTATATCAAACCACGGCTGGGGACTTGCCGCAGATATTGAAGTTGGCGCATTTGGGTCTTCTACATACAATTGGCTGAAGGCTAATGCTCATAAATACGGTTATGTACATCCAGCTTGGGCTGAACCAGGTGGTAGCAAACCTGAACAATGGCACTGGGAATATGCGAGGAAGGTCTAA
- a CDS encoding VirB4-like conjugal transfer ATPase, CD1110 family codes for MAKKKLDAVDIAAQQRAREQAEVEQAFLTGVRTLRDFIAPSSIELHSDHFRLGSKYGRTMYVYGYPRQIYTGWLSSVINIDEVLDISMFIYPVDTQIVLNNLRKKVTQLEASMNINSEKGRVRDPGLEAALQDAEELRDQLQIGAEKFFRYGLYITIYADSMDELNFVQHKIETIFGQQLVFSKVASSQQEQGLNSTVPQLTDELQIRRNMNTGAISTSFPFTSADLTDNKGVLYGINMHNNGLVIFDRFSLENANMVVFAKSGAGKSFTVKLEALRSMMVGSDIVIIDPENEYQKLCDAVGGSYIRLSLNSDTRINPFDLPRVIDTDEADDALRANLVTLHGLLRQMLGGAQTTAGGQVVAGLTPAEEADIDQALIDTYARVGITSDPLTHNSTPPTISDLYDTLLHMGGTGPSLAQRLRKFTSGTFAGIFSQQSNIDINNNMVVFNIRDLEDELRPTAMYIVLNHIWNITRTDQKKRMLIVDEAWQLMKYDDSANFLFSLAKRARKYQLGLTTITQDVEDFVGSKMGRAIVSNSSMQLLLKQSTSAVDVLAQVFKLTDEEQKRLSNFPVGQGLFFAGQNHVHIQIQASDTEYNLINTNPVAQQVKPSDTPIGGYGEV; via the coding sequence ATGGCAAAGAAGAAATTAGACGCTGTTGATATTGCCGCACAACAACGAGCGCGCGAACAAGCTGAAGTTGAACAGGCCTTTCTAACCGGTGTCCGTACGCTGCGTGATTTTATTGCGCCAAGTAGCATTGAACTTCATTCCGATCATTTCCGACTAGGTTCAAAATATGGTCGTACTATGTATGTTTATGGCTATCCACGACAAATCTACACCGGCTGGCTCAGTTCAGTCATTAATATCGATGAAGTACTGGATATTAGTATGTTTATTTATCCGGTTGATACGCAAATTGTATTGAATAATCTGCGCAAAAAAGTTACCCAGCTGGAAGCTAGCATGAATATCAATTCAGAAAAGGGGCGTGTGCGCGATCCAGGACTGGAAGCTGCCTTACAAGACGCCGAAGAATTACGCGATCAGCTACAGATTGGAGCAGAGAAATTCTTCCGCTACGGGCTATATATTACAATTTATGCCGACAGTATGGATGAACTGAACTTCGTGCAGCATAAGATTGAAACAATATTTGGACAGCAATTAGTCTTCTCTAAAGTAGCTTCTAGTCAACAAGAGCAGGGGCTCAATAGCACAGTTCCACAGTTAACCGATGAGCTGCAAATTCGCCGTAATATGAATACGGGCGCAATTTCTACCAGCTTCCCATTCACTTCAGCCGACCTGACAGATAACAAGGGTGTTCTATATGGAATTAATATGCACAATAACGGTCTGGTTATTTTTGACAGGTTTAGTCTGGAAAATGCCAATATGGTGGTGTTTGCTAAATCTGGTGCTGGTAAATCATTTACTGTTAAATTAGAGGCTCTAAGAAGTATGATGGTTGGGTCAGATATTGTGATTATTGACCCAGAAAATGAGTATCAAAAACTTTGTGACGCAGTTGGCGGTAGTTATATTCGACTAAGTCTAAATAGCGATACAAGGATTAATCCTTTTGACTTACCGCGAGTCATCGATACCGACGAGGCGGACGACGCCTTAAGAGCAAACCTAGTAACGCTGCATGGATTATTGCGACAAATGCTAGGCGGGGCGCAAACAACAGCTGGCGGGCAAGTTGTAGCGGGATTAACGCCGGCGGAAGAAGCAGATATCGATCAAGCGCTCATTGATACCTATGCGCGAGTTGGCATTACATCTGATCCACTGACTCACAATTCCACCCCTCCAACAATTTCCGATTTATACGATACCTTGCTTCACATGGGCGGCACTGGGCCAAGCTTAGCGCAGCGTCTACGCAAATTTACCTCCGGAACATTTGCTGGTATTTTCTCACAGCAAAGTAATATTGATATCAACAATAATATGGTGGTGTTTAATATTCGTGACCTCGAAGATGAACTTAGACCAACCGCAATGTATATCGTCCTGAACCACATCTGGAACATTACACGCACCGACCAGAAAAAGCGCATGCTGATCGTGGATGAGGCTTGGCAATTGATGAAATATGACGACTCCGCCAACTTCTTATTCTCTCTAGCAAAACGTGCTCGTAAGTATCAATTAGGATTAACTACCATCACTCAGGACGTGGAAGATTTCGTTGGCAGTAAGATGGGTCGCGCCATAGTCTCAAACTCATCAATGCAATTATTATTAAAACAGTCTACTAGTGCTGTTGATGTCCTCGCTCAGGTATTTAAATTGACCGACGAAGAACAAAAACGACTATCTAATTTCCCGGTCGGTCAGGGCTTATTCTTTGCTGGACAAAATCACGTTCATATCCAAATTCAAGCTAGCGACACTGAGTATAACCTAATTAACACCAATCCCGTAGCTCAACAAGTAAAGCCGTCTGATACACCAATTGGTGGTTATGGAGAGGTATAA
- a CDS encoding PrgI family protein has product MSVYKVPQDVEAEDKLLGPFSFRQFVFLIIAVAGIGIAYALSQLLLPLFLIPMPVVLFFGALALPLKKDQPMEVYLAAVISFMLKPKKRLWQPDGIETLVEVIAPKTEEKIYGNKYDQAEVQRRLSYLANLVDSQGWSIRGVNNPNSSMQADLFNEGRAANDILDENSTTAQNINNLMRQSDIRRREEVIQKMQTAQTTTVATSQLTNSTPTAQLIVNPYPTMRQSTINPLSDNKPTNSQPTATPQTSLNDVSPAIIDLANNHSDLSVETISREANRIQQENKLAEEEVVISLR; this is encoded by the coding sequence ATGTCGGTGTATAAAGTTCCTCAAGATGTCGAGGCGGAGGATAAACTACTTGGACCATTTAGTTTCCGGCAGTTTGTGTTTTTAATTATCGCAGTTGCTGGAATTGGTATTGCATATGCTTTGAGCCAATTGTTACTACCCTTATTTTTAATTCCAATGCCGGTTGTTTTGTTTTTTGGGGCTTTAGCTTTACCTCTTAAAAAAGATCAACCGATGGAAGTATACCTTGCGGCAGTTATTTCTTTTATGTTAAAACCAAAAAAACGCCTATGGCAGCCTGACGGTATTGAAACGTTAGTAGAAGTTATCGCACCAAAAACGGAGGAGAAAATATACGGCAATAAATACGATCAAGCCGAGGTTCAAAGGCGATTGTCATATCTAGCAAACCTAGTAGACAGCCAAGGTTGGTCAATTCGTGGAGTTAATAACCCGAATAGTTCAATGCAAGCGGATCTGTTTAATGAAGGTCGGGCAGCTAATGATATCCTAGATGAAAATAGCACTACGGCACAAAACATTAATAATTTAATGAGGCAATCAGACATACGCAGAAGAGAAGAAGTAATTCAAAAGATGCAAACAGCACAAACGACAACGGTAGCAACTTCTCAATTGACAAACTCTACTCCAACAGCGCAACTTATAGTCAATCCATACCCAACAATGCGCCAGTCAACAATCAATCCGCTGTCAGATAATAAACCTACAAATAGCCAACCGACCGCCACGCCGCAAACTAGCTTAAACGACGTATCACCTGCTATAATAGATTTGGCAAATAATCACAGCGACCTTTCGGTTGAAACGATTTCGCGTGAGGCGAATCGAATTCAGCAAGAAAATAAATTAGCAGAAGAGGAAGTGGTGATTTCATTACGTTAG
- a CDS encoding Mbov_0395 family pilin-like conjugal transfer protein has product MIGMFSAFTPVVSAGNGIDICTGDGSGSVYCNNKSDGEGKVNGIIGSIVQVLLTAVGVISVIMIVIGGIMFATSSGDAQKTAKARNTILYAVIGLVVSIFAAAIVNFAFSNFK; this is encoded by the coding sequence ATGATTGGAATGTTTAGCGCATTCACTCCTGTAGTTTCTGCTGGTAACGGTATTGATATTTGTACAGGTGATGGCTCTGGGTCAGTTTACTGTAATAATAAATCTGATGGTGAAGGTAAAGTTAATGGCATCATAGGCAGTATAGTGCAAGTTTTATTAACGGCAGTTGGTGTAATTTCGGTCATTATGATTGTTATCGGTGGGATTATGTTCGCAACTTCTAGTGGTGATGCTCAGAAAACAGCAAAAGCCAGAAATACTATCTTATATGCTGTCATTGGTTTGGTTGTTTCAATATTTGCTGCAGCAATTGTTAACTTTGCGTTTAGTAACTTTAAGTAG
- a CDS encoding pilin, with protein sequence MNKLKMILAGLLIVPTISLAVAPAANAADFTLRGGIDSAQGEGVDKVNSSPESLVKQFVNIFLFAVGALSVIMLIWGGIRYTTSAGDSNKVTSAKNTVLYAIVGLVVSILAWAIVNMVIDKFTSGS encoded by the coding sequence ATGAATAAATTAAAAATGATTCTAGCTGGATTGCTAATTGTGCCGACAATCTCTTTGGCGGTAGCTCCAGCTGCAAATGCTGCTGATTTTACATTAAGGGGTGGAATTGACAGTGCACAAGGAGAGGGTGTAGATAAGGTTAATTCTAGTCCTGAGAGCCTAGTTAAGCAGTTTGTTAATATATTCCTATTTGCAGTCGGTGCCTTAAGCGTTATTATGCTTATTTGGGGTGGTATTCGTTACACTACTTCAGCTGGTGATAGCAATAAGGTTACTTCAGCTAAGAATACGGTTCTATATGCTATTGTTGGTCTAGTCGTCTCTATTTTGGCTTGGGCTATCGTTAATATGGTCATCGATAAATTTACTTCAGGATCATAA
- a CDS encoding Hsp20/alpha crystallin family protein has protein sequence MARKQDDNILLTEDELAAAFIDDTDQLLPNLNDDSNNNPAPAAPAEDNWEDEADDLMGQLAVDVFETENDLIIKARTAGVDRNDLDVSISDGILTISGTLSSGDEADVRQWHIQECYWGEFSRTLALPTAVNEEGVKAELKDGVLTITFEKIKQEKAKKIQVL, from the coding sequence ATGGCCCGAAAACAAGATGATAATATATTACTAACAGAAGATGAGTTGGCTGCAGCGTTTATTGACGATACAGATCAGCTACTACCTAATCTTAACGATGACAGCAACAATAATCCAGCTCCAGCAGCACCAGCTGAAGACAACTGGGAGGATGAAGCTGACGATCTAATGGGTCAATTAGCTGTTGACGTTTTTGAAACAGAGAACGACTTAATCATTAAAGCTCGCACTGCCGGTGTAGACCGCAATGATTTAGATGTCAGTATTTCTGATGGAATCTTAACTATCAGCGGCACGTTATCTAGTGGTGATGAAGCCGACGTACGCCAATGGCACATTCAGGAGTGTTACTGGGGCGAATTTAGTCGTACATTAGCATTGCCTACAGCCGTTAACGAAGAGGGAGTAAAGGCAGAATTAAAAGATGGCGTTTTGACAATTACCTTTGAAAAGATAAAACAAGAAAAGGCGAAGAAGATCCAGGTTCTCTAG
- a CDS encoding ComF family protein: MIWCFTKRTGVVAEIIDDYKFNRVQAAANLLSDFLNDALPSLPKEAVIVPIPTISQNIRRRGFGHIEKIANKLARNRKIECRPLLRRRNNVTQHFTKSSRQRKRQANDFFEISGSVDKNRRYIIIDDIFTTGSTVLAAAECLRKNGAEHVEIAVIARHGRPKL; encoded by the coding sequence ATGATCTGGTGTTTTACGAAAAGAACTGGCGTGGTGGCTGAAATAATTGATGATTATAAGTTTAACCGAGTGCAAGCTGCCGCTAATCTGTTGAGTGATTTTTTGAACGACGCTCTACCCTCTCTCCCGAAAGAGGCGGTTATTGTACCAATACCTACAATCTCCCAAAATATCCGTCGCCGCGGATTTGGTCATATTGAAAAGATAGCTAACAAACTAGCCAGGAATAGAAAAATAGAGTGCAGACCCCTGCTTCGACGAAGAAATAATGTCACCCAACACTTTACTAAGTCTTCGCGCCAGAGAAAGCGTCAAGCAAATGACTTCTTTGAGATAAGTGGTTCGGTAGATAAAAATCGTCGATATATAATTATTGATGATATTTTTACGACTGGTTCAACTGTGTTGGCGGCAGCTGAATGCTTAAGAAAAAACGGTGCTGAGCATGTAGAGATTGCTGTTATTGCCAGACACGGTCGTCCGAAACTATGA
- a CDS encoding 23S rRNA (pseudouridine(1915)-N(3))-methyltransferase RlmH — MKITVITIGKKHEAWIQPGIFRFLERLRPPFATEMVILPHSSFEGDRARQEESERILTRLSSDDFIILLDERGKNLSSPELSDLITSHTNSHVVFIIGGAYGVNDDLRQRSNVVWSLSNLVFPHQLVRLILAEQLYRAQEIYRGSQYHHS; from the coding sequence ATGAAAATAACCGTTATAACAATCGGAAAGAAACATGAAGCCTGGATTCAGCCAGGCATTTTTCGTTTTTTAGAGCGCCTCAGGCCGCCATTTGCCACGGAGATGGTAATTCTACCACACTCAAGCTTTGAGGGCGACAGAGCACGTCAGGAAGAGTCAGAACGTATACTTACACGTCTTAGTTCAGACGATTTTATTATCCTGCTTGATGAGCGCGGTAAAAATTTATCATCACCGGAATTATCAGATTTAATCACTAGCCACACCAACAGTCACGTTGTTTTTATTATCGGAGGAGCTTATGGGGTTAACGATGATTTACGCCAAAGGTCTAACGTCGTCTGGTCTCTATCAAATCTGGTATTTCCACATCAGTTAGTCCGGCTAATCTTAGCTGAACAGCTATATCGTGCTCAAGAAATTTATCGCGGCAGCCAGTATCACCACTCATAG